Part of the Salinigranum rubrum genome is shown below.
CTTCGCGACGGTTTCGGCGACCGGTTTGACCGCGAGCAGATAGCGACGCCTCGCGCGCTGGTACTCGGTTCCGAACCAGCGGATCTCGTCCATCACGTTTCGGGTCCGAACGAGGAACTCGGATTCGGGTTCGGGCGTGGGCGTCGGCGTCTCCGTCGGGGTCGGCGTCTCCGTCGCCTCGTTCGAGTCTCCGCCACCCTCGCTGTCGCCGCCGCCGCTCTCGCTGGCACCGTCGTCGTCGCTGCCGCCGCCCGATCCGAGCATTCCGGTACATCCCGCCAGCAGCGGGAACGAGAGCGACGACGTGAGAGCGAGCACCCGTCGTCGGGAGTGGTCCATGTAGGGCCCGTTCCGGGGCCGAGTTCTTGAGCGTTCGCGTCGGGATATCAGTCTTGAGTCTCAGAACCTCCGCGTTCTCTCCGAAGTGCGGGATCAGTTCACGGGGATCCGTCCGTCGGGGTCGGGTCGCTCGCCGAGGACGACTTCGAGCGTCTGCGGTGTCCCGCCGCGGACGATGTCGACGCCGACCGGCTCGTGCGGCCGCGTCTCAGTGATGAGATACCGCATCAGCTCCTCGTGGGTGTGTATCTCGTGGCCGTTGATGCCGACGATGACGTCGCCGCCGACGGGGACGCGCTGGCCGTGGAGCGTCCGGGTCTCGGTCGACCGCCGGAGCCTGTCGCCCGCCGTCGGCCCCGTGGCGACGTCGACGACGAGGACGCCCCGGGGCTCGTCGAGGTCGTTCGCCGCCGCGATGGTCGGCGTCACGTCGAGCGTCCGGGTCCGGAGGTACGAGTGGCGGTACCGTCCCTCCTCGACGAGCGACGGGACGACGCGCGAGACGATGACCGGCGAGACGGCGAAGCCGATGTTGTCGCCCTGCCGCGCGCGGTTGACGCCGACGACTTCGTAGGCCGGTTCGAGGGCGTCGTCCTCCGCTCCGACGACGAGCGCGACGAGCGGCCCGCCCGAGTTGCCCGGATTGATGGGCGCGTCCGTCTGGACGACGTCGGGGATGGCGAAGCCGCTCGACGTCCGCATCGAGCGGTTCGACCCGCTGACGATGCCCGCGGAGATGGAGCCGTCGAGACCGAGCGGATTGCCGAGCGCGGCGACGGGCCGGCCCGGTTGTGGGTTCTCCGTGGCGACCGGGAGGGGCCGCGCCGTCGTCGGCAGGTCCGGCACCCGGACGACGGCGAGGTCGGTGTAGGAGTCGCGTCCGACGACGCGCCCGGTCCGCCATTGGCCGTCGGCGAACCGGACCTCGACGTCAGTCGCGTCGGTGACGACGTGGTCGTTCGTCACGACGTAGCCGTCTTGCTCCCCGCTCTCGCTCGTCGCTTCGTCCGCGAAGCCGTAGACGAATCCGGAGCCGGCGCCCCGTGCGGGGGCACCGCGTCCGACGTACACCGACACCACCGAGGGGATGGTGTCGCGGTACAACCGTTCGTAGTCGATGTCGGCGTGCATGTGGTACGCGCGCCCGCCGCCGCTGTGGCCGGGTTTTGGCCCGCACACGGCGTGGGCGCTTACCTCAGGTAAGTGCCGAGCGTATATGACGGTGTCGTGCGGTAACACGGGGCGCGAATCAGCGTGGACCGACGTGGTTCGGTCGTCTCGTCTCCTGTAATGGTTCGATAGGCGGGTGTGGACTCGCCGATGCACCGACCGACACGGTCCAGAAGGCCGCGCAGTACACGGACGCGGCGTGACCGCAGGCCTCACCTCTCCCCACCCGGTGCGGTCGGAACGGGACCCGACCGCGGCCCCCGGAGCGACTGTGCCGCTCCGAGCCTTCGTTCAGTTCCTCCACGAAGACCTCGCGCGTTCGCTCGCTCCTTGCAGTCACTCGCTCTCACGCGCCGACCGCCATGACACGGTGCGGTGGCGCGTGACGTCATGCGGTCTCCGTGCTCTCCGGCACATCTGGTGAACCTGCCTCCCATGGAACCCCCCTCCCGTGAACCCGCACGGCACTGCTGACCGCTCGGCGCATCCTCGTACCGGATCCTCCCACGTTAACCGCTCACTCGCCGGGCTTTAATATCGAGTCGGGCACAGCCACGGGTATGAGCCTCGACAAGCACGACGCGATGCAGCGCCTCTCCGAGAGCGGGACCGTCGCGGTGATGCGCGGCGCGGACGCCGACACCCTCGTCAAGACGGTCGACGCCCTCCGGGAGGGCGGCGTCACTGCCATCGAGATCACCGCGGACAACCCCGACGCGCTGGCGATGATCGAGTCGGTCGTCGGGAGCTTCGACGACGAGGTCATCGTCGGCGCCGGGACCGTCCTCGACGGCTCGACGGCGCTCGACACCATCCGCGCGGGCGCGGAGTTCGTCGTCGGCCCCACCGTCGAGGAGGACGTCGTCGACGTCTGCAACCGGTACGGGACGCTCGTCGCGCCGGGGGCGTTTACTCCAACTGAAGCGCTCACCGCCTACGAGGCCGGCGCGGATTTCGTGAAGATATTCCCCGCGTCTTCAGGAGGGCCTGGGCACCTGGGCGGCATCAAGGGCCCGCTGCCGCAGATTCCGCTCATGCCCACGGGCGGCGTCGACGCCGACAACGCGGGCGACTTCATTCGCGCCGGTGCCGAGGTGGTGGGTGCGGGCAGTGCCCTGGTTCCCGGCGACGCAGTCGAGTCCGGCGACTTCGAGACCATCACCGAGAACGCCCGCGCGTTCACCGAGGCCGTCGAGGCGGCGCGGTCGGCGTAGCGAGGAACGCGTCGTCCGATGAGTGCGTCGCCCGGCGAGTCGAACGCTCAGAGCAGCGACCGAACGGCGTCACGGTGCTCCTTCCCCACCAGGTCGGCCGGGTCGCCGTCGCCCGCCGCTACGAGGTAGGTCCGTCCGTCCTGGTCGCCGTAGCGGTGGTGGAAGTCGTAGACGAAGCCGTAGACGGCGGCGTCCGTCTCCCCCGAGACGAACTCGCACTGCTCGCGGACGTTGTACTCGACGAGGCGGTCGACGACGGCGCTCTTCTCGCCGCCGAGGTCGACGGGGGCCTCCTCGACCATCGTAATGAGCGAGTCGAGGTCCTGCTGGACGCCCGGCGGGAGACTCTCCAGTTCGGTCTCACCCGTGACGACCTCGTAGGCGGCGGTGACGGCCCCACAGCCCGTGTGGCCGACGACCGCGACCACGCCCGTGTCGGTGAACGTCACCGGATACGCGACGCCCCCGTCGAGGACGCGCTCGCCGTCGACCTCCACCGTGGAGCGGTTGCCGATGTTCGCGACGGTGAAGAGCTGTCCCGGCTCGGAGACGTCCCACATCCCCTCCTGGGAGACGCGCGAGTCCGAACAGCAGACGGAGACCACCGGCGGAGACTGGGCGTCGCGGACGGCGTCGAACTCCGATTCGTCGTGCTGGGCGACGTGGCGGTCGTTTCCAGCGAGGAGGTCGGTGAGGATCTGTTCGGGACTGTCGGAGTGGTCGTGGCTCATATCGGAGACGATAGCGCCGACCGACAAATTCCCTTGGAAATCGGTCGTGGCTCACTCCTGTGCGCCCGTGTCGGCCGTGGACGCTCCGCCGGCCGACGCTCCCGACTCGTCCGCTGTCTCGGCCGACGTACCCCTCCCGAGGACGGTCCGAAGGCCGATGAGGACGTACGCGAGCCCGATGACACGCGCCGCCGGAACGACCCACGAGGCCAGTTCGATGGTCTCGCTTCGCTCGTACGCCAGCTTCAAGCCCAGGTCAGCGGCCCGCCGCGGCGCGACGGCGATGAGAACGCCCAGTAGCCCGACCGGCACTCGGAGCAGTGACGACGTACTGCGTCGGGAGAGCAGTACCCAGAGTACCCCCTCGATTCGAGTCGCAGGGCGAATCCACGAGCGGAGTTCCGCCTCGCCGCGGTCGTCGAACGCGAGTCGCTCGGCGACGGCGACGATGCGGCCGGGAAACAGCGCCTCGATCAGTCCGGCGAGCGTGAGGAGTCTGGATGCCATGGTTCGTGTTGGTTCTCCAATATGAAAAGTTGCGATGGTGGCTGCGAGTCGGTGAAAACGGTCGAGACGCGCCGCTCGGGAGTCGGGTTCGCAGAATGCGCCGGCCGGGATATCGAACCGAAGCCAGACGTGC
Proteins encoded:
- a CDS encoding S1C family serine protease, which codes for MHADIDYERLYRDTIPSVVSVYVGRGAPARGAGSGFVYGFADEATSESGEQDGYVVTNDHVVTDATDVEVRFADGQWRTGRVVGRDSYTDLAVVRVPDLPTTARPLPVATENPQPGRPVAALGNPLGLDGSISAGIVSGSNRSMRTSSGFAIPDVVQTDAPINPGNSGGPLVALVVGAEDDALEPAYEVVGVNRARQGDNIGFAVSPVIVSRVVPSLVEEGRYRHSYLRTRTLDVTPTIAAANDLDEPRGVLVVDVATGPTAGDRLRRSTETRTLHGQRVPVGGDVIVGINGHEIHTHEELMRYLITETRPHEPVGVDIVRGGTPQTLEVVLGERPDPDGRIPVN
- a CDS encoding bifunctional 4-hydroxy-2-oxoglutarate aldolase/2-dehydro-3-deoxy-phosphogluconate aldolase; its protein translation is MSLDKHDAMQRLSESGTVAVMRGADADTLVKTVDALREGGVTAIEITADNPDALAMIESVVGSFDDEVIVGAGTVLDGSTALDTIRAGAEFVVGPTVEEDVVDVCNRYGTLVAPGAFTPTEALTAYEAGADFVKIFPASSGGPGHLGGIKGPLPQIPLMPTGGVDADNAGDFIRAGAEVVGAGSALVPGDAVESGDFETITENARAFTEAVEAARSA
- a CDS encoding carbonic anhydrase, with protein sequence MSHDHSDSPEQILTDLLAGNDRHVAQHDESEFDAVRDAQSPPVVSVCCSDSRVSQEGMWDVSEPGQLFTVANIGNRSTVEVDGERVLDGGVAYPVTFTDTGVVAVVGHTGCGAVTAAYEVVTGETELESLPPGVQQDLDSLITMVEEAPVDLGGEKSAVVDRLVEYNVREQCEFVSGETDAAVYGFVYDFHHRYGDQDGRTYLVAAGDGDPADLVGKEHRDAVRSLL